A window of Zalophus californianus isolate mZalCal1 chromosome 12, mZalCal1.pri.v2, whole genome shotgun sequence genomic DNA:
agTAGGCAAGCTAGATTTGAGAGCAAATCTACTTTGTGCCTGACAATGAAGTGGGGTTCCTGGGCAAGCGCAAACacagggttgtgtgtgtgtgtgtgtgtgtgtgtgtgtgtgtgcgcgggcGCGCGCGCGCCTTGTATCTGTGTTCATGCACTGGGTAACCACTCATGCATACATAATCATGGCAAACAAATAGAGCTGAGGATGGGGGGCTCTCCATTACCAGTCCTCCTCAGTGTAGGCAGAATTGgtttagtttcctttttctggGTCCTTGCTACTTCGTTTGCATGTGTGTTTATCAAAGGACAGACTCCTCTGAGGACCCATAAAAAGGCACGACTTGCATTACAAGCCGCAGCAGCCTGCTGAATCCAGTTTGTTCAGGACTTCGCAGGCTGCAGGTGATCATTTCATGCAACCATGAACAGATCACATCTCTGCTGCCAAAAGACTGCATCACTTAGGCAAGCCAGAAATGCCATGTTCCTCCTTCCAGCTTAAACAGAAAAGTCATTTTCACATCAGAATGTCTTCTTTAACATCTGCTACTTCCTTTAAGTATAAATACAGTTCCCCTTCAGTTGAGATCGTTTTGTTATTTCCTAAAATTCTGAAAAGACACATTGATGGTGCTTCTCtttaaaaagtggggggaaaGAGCATCCACCCTAAATCAGTCCTGCAGGCCCTCTGTCCTCCTGTCCACGAGTGTGCGTTTTAACTGTGCACTTCCGTCAGCCACAAATCTCTCCAGGATTACTTTTAGGGAAACATCAGTTCTTCACAAAGTATCCCTCAGACCAGATAAGAACAACCACCCAGAGCATTCCATGTTAAAGAAATGCCTTTGGGAGAAAGGgaacatttcatttttgtgaGTTTCACCTTAACTCTGAATTTGCAGACAGGCAGTGTCAAGACTGATagtgaaaagactgaaaaaaaaaatctctggtgaCTTCAAAACAGTCTTCGCTCTGAACTAAAACCAGTGTGTGATTCTTATATGCCATGATATATGGCAATTTACAATACAGCTTGATGAGAACAAATATGAAGGttaatctagaaagaaaaaaatgttcacagcTTAGAAAGTGTGCAACTCGTTTCACGCTGTGGCTTAAAATCACAGTTGCTAGTAATTGTTTTGATATATCAGGCATGTGCATTTTGACAGGTAATCATGATCCACTCTCTATTACTTGAAACAACCAGTTAGTCATAGGTTATTTAGAAACTTAGAGCAAGAGGCTCTCCTCATATATCAACTTGACAGATTTGTCAAAAATGTAGCTCATTGAATCCCTCTGTAAGTTTTGGGTAATGCTGCAATCTGACAAAAGGCATATGGATCTAACTATGGGCAACTTGGCTAAGAGAGGTGAGTTATTTGGCAAGCTTGTTAACCTTTCCATTACCTGGACTTCATCAACAACAAAGTTATTTAGGCATGATACCAAAAATGGACATGAATGGGGCAAAGGAAAGGGGGTTGGGGAACCAGGCAACGTCCCAGAAATCACAGAGGggttttgttgcctttttttttttttttaagtccaggaAAAATGTAGAGAGCTCTCAAGGAACGAGACGCTGACAAGAGTGGTGTGGGTGTTCCAAAAGGATGCGTTTCTGTTTTGCAGCAAAATTTACCGAGTTTCCGCGGAACGTGACGGCGACCGAGGGACAGAACGTGGAGATGTCTTgcgctttccaaagtggctctgcCTCGGTGTATCTGGAGATCCAGTGGTGGTTCCTGCGAGGGCCCGAGGATTTGGAGCCCGGGGCCGAGGTGGCTGGTGCGCAGGTAGCCGAGTCGCGTCGCCCGCAACGCCGCGTGCGTCTGTCCCGCTCACCCCCTTAGTCCTCTAGGTGCACCCAGGGATACTGGACGCCCCTGGGGCCCGCCTGGCTCTCTTAGCGTGAGTGATGCCAGGGAGTGAGCCCGAATGTGTCCTGGTGACATTACGTTAAAACCAAGGAGGAAGTCGTGTTGTGTGGAGTGTTTCCCGATTAAAACTGGGAATAACCTCCTCCTTTTAGTACCGGCTATTGTCAAGCTGTCAATAGCGGGGGGACTACTGTATTGTTACAGCTCAGGACACTCTCTGTCCCCCTTCCAGGACGGTGGGGTCGGGAGGCATTTGTCTGTGtctgcatcacacacacacacacacacacacacacacacacacacacacacacctgtcagTTCTTCTCACGACTGAGGCTAGGAAAAAGAGattgggaggaggggggagagagagagggaaagggaggggtaAGGGGAGGTGggcgtgggagggagggaaagggggaagaaagcgggggagggagagagagagaggaggggcggCGGAAAGAGGGGGCGAGGTGCGAAGGTAGAGGGAATAGGGAGTGAGTGAAGGAGGGGAGCGGAGGCTACTCTTGAACACACTAGAGAGGAGAGcggaggggggggtgggaggggaaggggaggggtggagaaggaGTACGGACTGGGAAAGGGAAGCAGCGGGGCGAGGCGGGAGAGAGAGGGTCAGCGCCGAGATTGAACGGTTCAGCAAAAGAGGCGGCGGACTTgcccaagagaaaaaagaaaatctggaagagaccccagggaggggaggcaggccgGGCAAAGACGCAGACTCCTGTCCCCGCAAACTTCCATTCGCGCCCGCGCCCGCTCGGGGAGTCCAGCCCTCACCAGCCCGCGGTGTCCGGGATCCACATCCCAGCGCGCGCGACTCGGCAGCGCCCCCGCGCGGTCCCGCCGCCCCGCGCCCAGTTGGCCTCCGCGGCAGACCCGCCGGCTGCGGCTGCGCTGGCCCTCGCCGGTCTCTTTTCTAAATCACCCCAACCGAGACGTTCCTGCTACCACCGACTGGGTCTCGCCGAGCCTCGCCGAGCTGGCTCGGCGCGGCTGCGTTCCGGATCAGGACGGGGACCGTCAGGGTCCCGAGTCTGAGCATCGTCTCCTTCTCCCGCAGGTGGAGCTGGTGCCCGACCGAGACCCGGACAACGACGGGACCAAGATCAGTGTGAGTATCACAGCGACAGGCGACAGGGGGCGCCTGCCTTTGTCAGCTGCCAGGCAGGCCCCAGATGAAAATTAGGggaattttaggattttaaaagccttttaaCTTATTGTCCCGGAAAAAGGCAATTTCACGAACGCAAGACGAGAtccagttttctctttcttatttactGGGTACATAAAAATTGAAGCAGATTTAGAGTTgatacaataaaattatttatttcaatatcgtaaatatttaaacaattacTAGAGAATCATTTGCCAGCCAAGGAGTGTGacactttcttcttctctttttggcACTTACATAACTGTAGGATATAGGACTGCAATACTAATATTCATTCAAAATCACAGAAAAACTTATCCTTTGATAGGAAGTAAAACACTAACTTATGAAAATCTTCCTAGGCAGGAAAAAATTCAACAGGATGTTGAAATTGTAttgaaaacaacacaattttCATTGTGATTCATAATGCATGCAATGTATTTCTAATGACAATGCtcaaaatcatataaatataaaaccataaggcaatgtaaatataaaacataattggAGGAGTTCGACCTATTGAAAATAGAGATGTATTTTGACTTTTAATAATGCTatgtgaagggcgcctgggtggctcagttggttaagcaactgccttcggctcaggtcatgatcccaaggttctgggatcgagccccgcatcaggctcccagcgggaagcctgcttctccctctcccactccccctgcttgtgttccctctctgtctctctctctctctctctctctgtcaattaaataaataaaaatcttaaaaaaaataatgctatgtgaaattagaaataaaaagaaaattgtattttttttactacACCACCAATGAAGCCTCCTAGAATCACTTTATGTTGATAGAACTGCTTAACTCATTCATAAATAGTAAGCGAGTTTTCATTACTAGAAATGAAATAGTTATATAAAGTCAGAAAGTACAAGGCCTGCTTAGCATATATGCTATACATAggaatatatataagtatatattcttattctttattcattttaagaatttaaaaatccaatgacctatattaaaaaagaaaatttattctgAAGCTGTTACAATAGTAAAAAAGTGGTATAAGATTGCAGTTATATCATACctaaaagtatgaaaatatattGTACTTAATAGAACCAAATTCTGTGATGTAAGTGTATAATCTCAACATGGAAGCaaatatcaaacaaaaataagacataaaCCAAAAACTACAATTTATATTCATAAACTCACTTTTTAGAATATTTCAATTCAAATATTATGATATTACAGAAATTATTGTTTTCATACAGTGCTAGAAAGGTTTTACTGGTAAAATCAATTGTTGACAGTACTTAACcttaactatttcatttttatacatatatgtagtgGCTAGATTGTTCACTGACTATTCATGCTTCACCCTTCGGCCATGACTATATCCTCCAAAGACCAGTAAGGAATAGCCTCACACATCCTGAACTAGGGAGCCATACAGTTAAGATACATGATCATGCACATAACCACTAACAGTATTATCTATGCTAAAAGTTCATAATATCTAGTGCATCAGCAAAAGTTCTGGTTACAGACTGACACAGAAAGAAGTTTATTCCCTGTTTAACAAGGTGACCTTGGTCATGTGTCTTAAACCAGCAGTTGTTAACTTAGAATTCTCAGGAATGCTTTTATCAAACACTGATAGGAGCTGTGCCTCCTTGAGATGCAAGCTTAATGTTTCCACATTAATCCAAATGAGGccattttctttattatcattattattattattattagtttagagagggggagagcgaggggagggggggcagagggagagagggactcttcagcaggctccatgcccagggcagagccctgtGTGgaacttgatctcacgaccctgagatcatgacctgagctgaaatcaagagtcggagcttaactgactgagccacccaggtgtcccggatGAGACCATTTACTAAAGCTCCCTAGATGATTCTAATGTACAGTCAATGCTGAGAATCAAGGACCCAAACCCCCAAACCTCAGTTTACTCTactgtaaaataataatcatataaGTACTCCAACTATCTCAAACTTTATTAGGAGACTCAACTGAGACTATATTTGAAACTATTATTCCCCATTATTTTCATAGTATGAGTATCTTAATATGTAATTTtgcatacaaataaatacatactatgGTTATGGTTCACATATTGATAACTATTCATATATATAACTCTGTATGTAAAACACAATGAACATTTCCCTAGTTTTCTTAATTACTTATGGCCATTTGAAAATGTATGCCTTCTTTacttcatttctctgtcttccaaAATCATGCAAATCCTTAAATCCTGAGTGTCTTATGAAATCCATCATCCTGTCAATCATGGATAATATATGATGTATGTAAAACCTAACTGTTCTGATAAGGATGTTTATGGATATACATGTGTTCATGTATATTACACATAATACAAACTtataatcttttaatatttatatttaattttgctaTTAATCTGGCATAAACATTAGTAGAAGAAATAAGAGAGccagttttaattttgaaaatcaaacCAGTGTCTGATTGATGGCATCTCCAGGTCCAGTAGCATAAAGACCCTACCATGGCAGGGGGTATGCATTCTGACCATAAGACTCCAGGTGACCTTAATCTGTACCCTGAGCCATACCACCCCAAGACTCTTGGTAAGACTGCACCAAACATTTGAgtagaatattaaatattcacaTCTATTTTTGTCAGTACCTTTAGTAAAGCATCCCAGTGCAGGGATAAAAACACATTCTCAAACTCTGTTGTGACcaacaaaataattttgtgatCTCTCAGAGTTGTAGCCTGTAGAAAAGAGGCTATAAAACTAAATCATTTACCAAATTCTGTTTGTGCTTCAtttgactgagctatccaggcagaGGTCAATCTCATGGTTGGAAAATGGCAGGACTGTTCCTGGAACCTGGGAAATGAGGACCACATGGCTAATAGAATCTGGTACTGTCTGGATTGAATTAATTATTCCATGATTTTGTGAAGCCAGTTGTTAGTGCAATGGGATAAATATGACCTCCATATTTGACTGTTGAGAAAATAAATAGTTCTCTGACTGTGGCTGTGAGGCTATTAAGACCCTTTAATTTTCCAGCATTAGCAAGCTCAGGAGCAAATGTGGGAACAAAACCGTTTGATGTATGATGTagcactttattctttttacctGCAATTTTTCAGACAGTGAAAGTCCAAGGCAATGACATCTCTCACAAGCTTCAGATTTCCAAAGTGAGGAAAAAGGATGAAGGCTTATATGAATGCAGGGTGACCGATGCCAATTACGGAGAGCTACAGGAACACAAAGCCCAGGCCTACCTGAAAGTCAATGCCAACAGCCATGCCAGGAGGATGCAGGCCTTCGAAGCCTCGCCCATGTGGCTGCAAGATATGAAGCCTCGCAAGAATGTCTCAGTGGCTATTCCCAGCAGCATCCACAGCTCTGCCAACCAGCGAATGCACTCCACCTCCAGCCCTCAAGGGGTAGCCAAAATCCCCAAACAAAGTCCACAATCAGGTATGGAAACCCATTTTGAGCCTTTCACTTTACCACTCACAAACCTTCCCACGGGAAGATTGGTCGAGTAGACAGATTTATGTGTGATGGTTTTAAAATTGGAGACCTAGTTCAGTTGAAATAATGATGGGATGAGACACGGGGAGCTTGAGGCTTGCCTTCACAGAGGATGTGAGTTGCCCTGTTAGTCGCTGACAGTGCTTCATGTCCAGGGGACCTCAGAGCTGgactatttttttccccccttctgtaTTTACACATTATAAGAACAGTAAATCATGTAATGTTGGTTGCATTATAAATGCATGTTCATTTTCTCTACAGATTTATGTATTGATAATGGCCAAATTAAGAGACTTTCACTTaatcaaaatgtaaatgaaagagACAACACATTTTCAGCGGCCCATAGCTTTAAGCAGGATTGTTCTCCAAGGGCTTTTGATTTTGAAGGAGAAACTTCAGCTGCCTGTGATGaaagtgatgatgataatgggAGGAAGTGAGGGGGGGATGAAAGGCAGTAAGTGGTGCAGAGATAAGGCAACTCCGGTAAATGTGCCTCCGATGCCAATTTAGGAGCTTAGTCACACATTTCCAAAGTCAGCTGTGCAAGTTAAAGCTGGTCTGAATGACATTAATTTATGCAATCACTCAGCCAATGGAAACTCATTGAAGTTTTAACCTTGATGTGGGATAAAGACTTCTTGGAATGAGCAGTACCCTGCACAACCCCGTGACTGTTCTGTATTTTGTTCAAACACTTGACGTAATATTACAGGATGAAGggagcagaaaaatatttaatttatcatTCTTTAAGTTTTTCCTTTACACTTTATCACTGAAGAATTATTGATACTACTGTTGGTAATAGAAAATTACATTGCTAACATTCAGTGTCACTTTAGCCATTAAATACAAAAACCTGGTCATTTCATTAGGAGgatttcaaatacatatatatatatatatatatgcccttttaaaataatgtgtgtCAACCTAGGTTTCCTACTCGTGCATCACGTGCTAATGGATATGCTTTGTAGGCAGCTTGACTAAGGGTCCCTGGAAGTTTGCTTGCCTTGCCTTTAAATGTAGGTGAGCAAGTATCCCAGCATCCCTTGGTCATGGCAGTTTCTGCCAATCTGATAAATAAATAGCCTAGTCTCTTAGCCCCCGCTAAGGCTCAATTTGTGtggctttgtttcattttcctctttctcatcgTTTTCGTTTTCCAAGTTAAAGAATAAAACCATAGCTAgaatgtatatgtacataaataccTATATGCATGTATaaccacatatacatatatagcacacagaaatacatttatatatgcgCCTAATGGTTAGAATTTTTGTAGCCATTGTTTGACAAAGAGTCAGTGTTTTTGGAGACATTGTCCCCCTCTccatgcaaaaaacaaaaaaagaagccagacgcTATATGCAAAATTACAGAGTAGCTTCAGCAGACAGTTTAGGACCTTATTCGTGAGAACTCCAAATCATGAAAGTCAAAGTATTAGCCTACATAGAATATTCCAAACTAGATATCATAAATCTGTTTCGTTGaataaaatcaaatgtattaCCTATTCCAGTGGAGGGTTCTAAGCATGGAATGAAATGtcctatttctaaattatttacttttagatGACATAATATACTCTAAAACtatctattttaatatatttttcttggtgTGGTGATTGGAGCTAAATGGTAAAACTCTCAATGTCTTCTAACAGTTTTCAAACAGAAATCACTGCTTATTTTCCACCACACCAAGCCTTGCTTGTTGCTTTCTCTAAAGCAAGACAGAAGGGAAACTGACTTCATGAAAGCCTATATGCATCCAAAGCCCTCTGCTTATAGCAAAGATTAAtatgaaatatatcaaaatctttaatttctatttttttctaccagtgaatactggaaaatatttttgatacatttaataatactttttagCTTCTAGGTCAGAAGCTGGGGTAACCTAGCCACCCATCCCGTCCATGTGGAAGTTTCTGTGCTTGCACAGTTGTTGTATAAAATACAGTCTCTGGGAGGGATATGTATAGAGTAGGTTCACTGTAATACCTACATCCTGgtttataattttgctttataatttttcag
This region includes:
- the VSTM2A gene encoding V-set and transmembrane domain-containing protein 2A isoform X3; translated protein: MLQSDKRHMDLTMGNLAKRAKFTEFPRNVTATEGQNVEMSCAFQSGSASVYLEIQWWFLRGPEDLEPGAEVAGAQVELVPDRDPDNDGTKISTVKVQGNDISHKLQISKVRKKDEGLYECRVTDANYGELQEHKAQAYLKVNANSHARRMQAFEASPMWLQDMKPRKNVSVAIPSSIHSSANQRMHSTSSPQGVAKIPKQSPQSAKSKSPVKSTERTAKLTLNSKHHSAPTVL
- the VSTM2A gene encoding V-set and transmembrane domain-containing protein 2A isoform X2, translating into MMGVFSAYVGFVFFSVLYVQQGLSSQAKFTEFPRNVTATEGQNVEMSCAFQSGSASVYLEIQWWFLRGPEDLEPGAEVAGAQVELVPDRDPDNDGTKISTVKVQGNDISHKLQISKVRKKDEGLYECRVTDANYGELQEHKAQAYLKVNANSHARRMQAFEASPMWLQDMKPRKNVSVAIPSSIHSSANQRMHSTSSPQGVAKIPKQSPQSGARIATSHGLSVLLLVCGFVKGALL
- the VSTM2A gene encoding V-set and transmembrane domain-containing protein 2A isoform X1 — its product is MMGVFSAYVGFVFFSVLYVQQGLSSQAKFTEFPRNVTATEGQNVEMSCAFQSGSASVYLEIQWWFLRGPEDLEPGAEVAGAQVELVPDRDPDNDGTKISTVKVQGNDISHKLQISKVRKKDEGLYECRVTDANYGELQEHKAQAYLKVNANSHARRMQAFEASPMWLQDMKPRKNVSVAIPSSIHSSANQRMHSTSSPQGVAKIPKQSPQSAKSKSPVKSTERTAKLTLNSKHHSAPTVL
- the VSTM2A gene encoding V-set and transmembrane domain-containing protein 2A isoform X4; amino-acid sequence: MMGVFSAYVGFVFFSVLYVQQGLSSQAKFTEFPRNVTATEGQNVEMSCAFQSGSASVYLEIQWWFLRGPEDLEPGAEVAGAQVELVPDRDPDNDGTKISTVKVQGNDISHKLQISKVRKKDEGLYECRVTDANYGELQEHKAQAYLKVNANSHARRMQAFEASPMWLQDMKPRKNVSVAIPSSIHSSANQRMHSTSSPQGVAKIPKQSPQSVHAKTFMSTRAKLAS